From one Melospiza melodia melodia isolate bMelMel2 chromosome 6, bMelMel2.pri, whole genome shotgun sequence genomic stretch:
- the CARS1 gene encoding cysteine--tRNA ligase, cytoplasmic isoform X1: MAAAASAEHASSYSFILSISEEEARVKALNEYLSTRSYIQGFTFSHADVEVFRKFSGPPVDQYIHVVRWYRHIEAIYDGSSDKNEPCKLQTSKGKRVQPPWSPPEGTKHSRLCLYNSLTRSKEVFQPQNGKKVLWYCCGPTVYDASHMGHARSYISFDILRRILRDYFKYDVFYCMNITDIDDKIIKRARQNHLFERYRESKCTPDQLLEDVRTASELFSVKLNETTDPDKKQMLERIQNAVKSAFDPLQEALQAKLPAEEISRCHETLLEEAKDLLSDWLDSKFGSQVTDNSIFSKLPKFWEGEFHKDMEALNVLPPDVLTRVSEYVPEIVDFVKKIVDNGYGYVSNGSVYFDTMKFDASEKHSYAKLVPEAVGDQKALQEGEGDLSISADRLSEKRSPNDFALWKSSKPGEPSWDSPWGKGRPGWHIECSAMGGSVLGESMDIHGGGFDLRFPHHDNELAQSEAYFENDHWVRYFLHTGHLTIAGCKMSKSLKNFITIKDALKKHTARQLRLAFLMHSWKDTLDYSSNTMESAIQYEKFMNEFFLNVKDILRAPTDVTGQFQKWENQEVELNKNFYEKKAAIHEALCDNVDTRSVLEEMRSLVSQSNSYIAAKKSSRQMPNRLLLENISSYLTQMLKIFGAIESDDAIGFPVGGTSQNINIESTVMPYLQVLSEFREGVRQIAREKKVTEVLQLSDALRDDILPELGVRFEDHEGLPTVVKLVDKDTLLKEREEKKKIEEEKKRKKEEAARKKQQQEAAKLEKMKIPPHEMFKLELDKYSMFDENGFPTHDTEGKELSKGQIKKLKKLYETQEKLHKEYLQMVQNGSAN; this comes from the exons ATGGCAGCAGCCGCCAGCGCCGAGCACG CTTCCAGCTACAGTTTTATTCTGAGCATTAGTGAAGAGGAAGCCAGGGTGAAGGCTCTGAACGAGTACCTGAGCACTCGTAGTTATATCCAGGGGTTCACATTTTCACATGCAGATGTGGAGGTGTTCAGAAAGTTTTCGGGGCCACCTGTGGACCAGTATATCCATGTTGTCCGGTGGTACAGACACATAGAAGCAATCTatgatggcagcagtgacaaAAATGAGCCTTGTAAACTTCAAACAA GTAAAGGCAAACGAGTGCAGCCTCCCTGGTCTCCCCCTGAAGGGACAAAACATTCCAGGCTCTGCCTCTACAACAGCCTGACTCGCAGTAAG GAAGTATTTCAGCCTCAGAATGGAAAAAAGGTCTTGTGGTATTGCTGTGGTCCAACAGTTTATGATGCTTCTCACATGGGACATGCCAG GTCCTACATCTCATTTGATATCCTGAGAAGAATCTTAAGGGATTATTTTAAATATGATGTTTTCTATTGTATGAATATTACAGATATTGATGACAAG ATCATCAAGAGAGCAAGACAAAATCACCTTTTTGAACGATACAGAGAGAGCAAATGTACGCCAGATCAGCTGCTTGAAGATGTTAGAACTGCCTCAGAG ctCTTTTCAGTTAAACTAAATGAAACAACAGACCCAGATAAGAAGCAAATGTTGGAAAGAATTCAAAATGCAGTCAAGTCTGCTTTTGACCCTCTACAAGAAGCTCTCCAAGCAAAGCTCCCTGCTGAAGAGATCAGCAGATGTCATGAG ACACTATTGGAAGAAGCCAAAGATTTGCTGTCTGACTGGTTGGACTCAAAATTTGGCAGTCAGGTGACTGACAATTCCATATTCTCAAAGCTCCCCAAATTCTGGGAAGGGGAATTTCATAAAGATATGGAAGCACTCAAC GTTTTACCTCCAGATGTTTTAACACGGGTTAGTGAATATGTGCCAGAAATTGTGGATTTTGTGAAGAAGATTGTGGATAATGGTTATGG GTATGTGTCTAATGGATCTGTGTACTTTGATACTATGAAGTTTGATGCCAGTGAAAAACACTCCTATGCTAAGTTGGTGCCTGAAGCTGTAGGTGATCAGAAAGCTCTTCAAGAGGGTGAAG GTGACCTGAGCATCTCAGCTGATCGCTTAAGTGAGAAGCGTTCTCCAAATGATTTTGCTTTATGGAAGTCCTCCAAGCCAGGAGAGCCCTCATGGGACTCTCCATGGGGAAAG GGTCGTCCAGGTTGGCACATTGAATGTTCTGCCATGGGTGGATCTGTTCTAGGAGAGTCGATGGACATTCATGGAGGAGGCTTTGATCTCCGATTTCCTCACCATGACAATGAACTGGCCCAGTCTGAG gCATATTTCGAAAATGATCACTGGGTTCGGTATTTTCTGCATACTGGTCACTTAACAATTGCTGGCTGTAAAATGTCCAAATCTTTGAAGAATTTCATTACCATAAAAGATGCACTGAAGAAACACACAG CACGACAGTTACGGCTGGCTTTCCTCATGCACTCTTGGAAGGATACACTGGATTATTCAAGTAATACCATGGAGTCAGCTATTCAGTATGAGAAGTTTATGAAT GAGTTTTTTTTGAATGTGAAGGATATTCTTCGAGCTCCCACTGATGTGACAGGCCAGTTTCAGAAATGGGAAAATCAAGAAGTAGAGCTGAACAAAAA TTTTTACGAGAAGAAAGCAGCAATTCACGAAGCACTGTGTGACAATGTTGACACCCGCTCGGTTTTAGAAGAAATGCGCTCATTAGTCAGCCAGAGTAACTCCTATATTGCTGCAAAGAAATCCTCCAGACAGATGCCAAACAGACTTCTTTTAGAAAACATCAGCTCCTATCTCACTCAAATGCTAAAG ATTTTTGGTGCCATAGAAAGTGATGATGCAATTGGTTTTCCTGTTGGAGGGACTAGTCAAAACATAAAT ATTGAGTCTACAGTGATGCCATACCTCCAAGTTCTTTCTGAGTTCAGAGAAGGAGTGCGACAAATCGCCAGAGAGAAGAAAG TAACTGAAGTGCTGCAGTTGAGTGATGCTCTTCGGGATGACATCCTGCCTGAACTTGGAGTTCGATTTGAAGATCATGAAG gACTTCCAACTGTGGTTAAATTAGTGGATAAGGACACATTattgaaagaaagagaagaaaagaaaaag atagaagaagagaaaaaaaggaagaaagaagaagcAGCCAGGAAAAAACAACAGCAGGAA GCAGCAAAACTGGAAAAAATGAAGATTCCACCACATGAAATGTTTAAATTGGAACTTGACAAATATTCCATGTTTGATGAAAAT GGATTTCCCACCCATGATACAGAAGGCAAAGAACTTAGCAAAGGACAAATTAAGAAGCTAAAGAAACTTTATGAAACCCAAGAAAAGCTACACAAGGAGTATCTACAAATGGTTCAGAATGGAAGTGCAAATTGA
- the CARS1 gene encoding cysteine--tRNA ligase, cytoplasmic isoform X2 has translation MAAAASAEHGKGKRVQPPWSPPEGTKHSRLCLYNSLTRSKEVFQPQNGKKVLWYCCGPTVYDASHMGHARSYISFDILRRILRDYFKYDVFYCMNITDIDDKIIKRARQNHLFERYRESKCTPDQLLEDVRTASELFSVKLNETTDPDKKQMLERIQNAVKSAFDPLQEALQAKLPAEEISRCHETLLEEAKDLLSDWLDSKFGSQVTDNSIFSKLPKFWEGEFHKDMEALNVLPPDVLTRVSEYVPEIVDFVKKIVDNGYGYVSNGSVYFDTMKFDASEKHSYAKLVPEAVGDQKALQEGEGDLSISADRLSEKRSPNDFALWKSSKPGEPSWDSPWGKGRPGWHIECSAMGGSVLGESMDIHGGGFDLRFPHHDNELAQSEAYFENDHWVRYFLHTGHLTIAGCKMSKSLKNFITIKDALKKHTARQLRLAFLMHSWKDTLDYSSNTMESAIQYEKFMNEFFLNVKDILRAPTDVTGQFQKWENQEVELNKNFYEKKAAIHEALCDNVDTRSVLEEMRSLVSQSNSYIAAKKSSRQMPNRLLLENISSYLTQMLKIFGAIESDDAIGFPVGGTSQNINIESTVMPYLQVLSEFREGVRQIAREKKVTEVLQLSDALRDDILPELGVRFEDHEGLPTVVKLVDKDTLLKEREEKKKIEEEKKRKKEEAARKKQQQEAAKLEKMKIPPHEMFKLELDKYSMFDENGFPTHDTEGKELSKGQIKKLKKLYETQEKLHKEYLQMVQNGSAN, from the exons ATGGCAGCAGCCGCCAGCGCCGAGCACG GTAAAGGCAAACGAGTGCAGCCTCCCTGGTCTCCCCCTGAAGGGACAAAACATTCCAGGCTCTGCCTCTACAACAGCCTGACTCGCAGTAAG GAAGTATTTCAGCCTCAGAATGGAAAAAAGGTCTTGTGGTATTGCTGTGGTCCAACAGTTTATGATGCTTCTCACATGGGACATGCCAG GTCCTACATCTCATTTGATATCCTGAGAAGAATCTTAAGGGATTATTTTAAATATGATGTTTTCTATTGTATGAATATTACAGATATTGATGACAAG ATCATCAAGAGAGCAAGACAAAATCACCTTTTTGAACGATACAGAGAGAGCAAATGTACGCCAGATCAGCTGCTTGAAGATGTTAGAACTGCCTCAGAG ctCTTTTCAGTTAAACTAAATGAAACAACAGACCCAGATAAGAAGCAAATGTTGGAAAGAATTCAAAATGCAGTCAAGTCTGCTTTTGACCCTCTACAAGAAGCTCTCCAAGCAAAGCTCCCTGCTGAAGAGATCAGCAGATGTCATGAG ACACTATTGGAAGAAGCCAAAGATTTGCTGTCTGACTGGTTGGACTCAAAATTTGGCAGTCAGGTGACTGACAATTCCATATTCTCAAAGCTCCCCAAATTCTGGGAAGGGGAATTTCATAAAGATATGGAAGCACTCAAC GTTTTACCTCCAGATGTTTTAACACGGGTTAGTGAATATGTGCCAGAAATTGTGGATTTTGTGAAGAAGATTGTGGATAATGGTTATGG GTATGTGTCTAATGGATCTGTGTACTTTGATACTATGAAGTTTGATGCCAGTGAAAAACACTCCTATGCTAAGTTGGTGCCTGAAGCTGTAGGTGATCAGAAAGCTCTTCAAGAGGGTGAAG GTGACCTGAGCATCTCAGCTGATCGCTTAAGTGAGAAGCGTTCTCCAAATGATTTTGCTTTATGGAAGTCCTCCAAGCCAGGAGAGCCCTCATGGGACTCTCCATGGGGAAAG GGTCGTCCAGGTTGGCACATTGAATGTTCTGCCATGGGTGGATCTGTTCTAGGAGAGTCGATGGACATTCATGGAGGAGGCTTTGATCTCCGATTTCCTCACCATGACAATGAACTGGCCCAGTCTGAG gCATATTTCGAAAATGATCACTGGGTTCGGTATTTTCTGCATACTGGTCACTTAACAATTGCTGGCTGTAAAATGTCCAAATCTTTGAAGAATTTCATTACCATAAAAGATGCACTGAAGAAACACACAG CACGACAGTTACGGCTGGCTTTCCTCATGCACTCTTGGAAGGATACACTGGATTATTCAAGTAATACCATGGAGTCAGCTATTCAGTATGAGAAGTTTATGAAT GAGTTTTTTTTGAATGTGAAGGATATTCTTCGAGCTCCCACTGATGTGACAGGCCAGTTTCAGAAATGGGAAAATCAAGAAGTAGAGCTGAACAAAAA TTTTTACGAGAAGAAAGCAGCAATTCACGAAGCACTGTGTGACAATGTTGACACCCGCTCGGTTTTAGAAGAAATGCGCTCATTAGTCAGCCAGAGTAACTCCTATATTGCTGCAAAGAAATCCTCCAGACAGATGCCAAACAGACTTCTTTTAGAAAACATCAGCTCCTATCTCACTCAAATGCTAAAG ATTTTTGGTGCCATAGAAAGTGATGATGCAATTGGTTTTCCTGTTGGAGGGACTAGTCAAAACATAAAT ATTGAGTCTACAGTGATGCCATACCTCCAAGTTCTTTCTGAGTTCAGAGAAGGAGTGCGACAAATCGCCAGAGAGAAGAAAG TAACTGAAGTGCTGCAGTTGAGTGATGCTCTTCGGGATGACATCCTGCCTGAACTTGGAGTTCGATTTGAAGATCATGAAG gACTTCCAACTGTGGTTAAATTAGTGGATAAGGACACATTattgaaagaaagagaagaaaagaaaaag atagaagaagagaaaaaaaggaagaaagaagaagcAGCCAGGAAAAAACAACAGCAGGAA GCAGCAAAACTGGAAAAAATGAAGATTCCACCACATGAAATGTTTAAATTGGAACTTGACAAATATTCCATGTTTGATGAAAAT GGATTTCCCACCCATGATACAGAAGGCAAAGAACTTAGCAAAGGACAAATTAAGAAGCTAAAGAAACTTTATGAAACCCAAGAAAAGCTACACAAGGAGTATCTACAAATGGTTCAGAATGGAAGTGCAAATTGA